The nucleotide window ATATAAGAGAGGTTGTATCTCCTGTATTCCAACTGAAAGAATAAGTTCCATTAGTATTCAAGAAACCACCCGAAGCAACAACAGAAGCATCTCCAGACGGAATGTTCAAACAATAAGCAGAAACTATTTCACTTGTATCTAGTACTAGCTCTTCAGGATGATTTATAAAGGCATATGCTAATTGATTACAGCCATTTAAATCAGTAACGCTTAACTGATAAGGCTGATTGGAATAAGGCAAACCGTTTATAACGTTATTATTTATACCTAACGAATTACCATTAATAGTCCAGTCATATGTATAAGTCGGTGTTCCTCCAAATACATCAGCTGTAATCATACCATCGGCTGAGCCATAACAAAGTGCATCGGTTGGTTTTAATCTTGCTCGTAGTTTATGTGGCTGATTAATTAAAATAGTATCTATAACAAAACACCCAATGCTATCCTCTACTTTAACCCAGTAATTTCCATAATTAGAAGTTATAGATGTTGATGAACTTCCATTAGACCAAGTGAAAGAAAGATTACCAGTTCCTCCACTAGCACTAACAGAAGCTGTTCCATCTCCAGAACCAAAACAAGATGTTGGAGTAGAACTTAATATAGTTGTTATTTGAGGGTTACCAGTTATTGTAACAGTATCACTAACTACACAATTTTTAATATCAGTAACATGTACGACATAAGTACCTGAAGTTAACTGAGCTGCTGTTTCAGTAACATGACCACTGCTCCAATTATAGGAGTATGGTGCGCTACCACCTGAAACAGTAACAGAGGCTGAACCTGAAGGGTTGCCAAAACAACTGATTGATGAAGTGGTTGTTTGAAGATTTAAAGGGGCATCTGACTGGTTAATATCTACTGAAACGTGAGTAATACAATTATTGAAGTCTGAAATTTCTAAATCGTAAGTGCCAGCGGTAAGATTGTTTAACACCGATGACGTATCATTACCATAATTAGTCCAATCATAGCTATATGGAGGTGTTGCTCCACCATTAACTATAACTTCAATTGAACCATCACTAGCTCCAAAACATGAAATATCATTTTTTATAATTTCATAGGATAAGGCGTTTGGCTGTTCAACAGAAACTTCATCTGTTCCTTGACAGCCATTATCATCTTCAACAACAAGGTAATATCCTCCTGCTGGAACGTTGGCAAATGTATCAGTACTAATTACCTGATTCGTATTTGAATTAAACCATTTGTAAGTGTAGCCAGTTGTAATATTTCCACCACTAATAGATTGTATTCCAATTTCTCCCAAATTATCACCTGAACAAGGAACATCAGAGGACACTGTAATAACTTGAATATTTGGTGCTGCTGAGGGAATGACGGCCGTATCAGTAATTATACAACCTAATCCATCTTTTACTTTAACTACATAGGAACCATAATCTAAATTATCATAAATAAACTCAGACGAATAACTTTGACCACCATCAATTGAATATAATATGGGTGATACCGCAGTGTTTTCAGGCACTAAAGTTATAGATCCATCACTAAATCCTTGGCATGAAACTGCATTGATACCAATTTGAATATCAAAATCATTTGTAGCGTTTGTAGGAATAAGCAGTGTGTTTGAACAGCCGATTGAATCCGTACCAACAACGGTGTAAACGATAGATGATTCTGTTGTGGTAAACACCGTGCTGCCAGTATCTGAACTTAAAAACAAATTTGGTGTCCACTGGTAGGTATCGGCACCACTTACATTAATTTCAACTGGTATACCTCCACAAACCAAAATATCTTGGGGCTGAAACGACAAATCTGGAATTGGTTGTTCAATTACCGTGATTTGATGGTTATCGGTACAACCGTTCGAATCCGTAAGTAATAAACTGAAATTGCCCTCAGTTGAAACAGTAAGAGTGGAATCCGTGCTTAAACCACCCCAGTTGTAGAAAAATGGTGCTGTACCACTATTAATGACTGGATCTAAAGTTAAACTAGAGTTTTCACAGTAATAAGAAGTATCAGGCAAAATAATCTCTGGAATAGGTTGAGAAAATACTCTGATTGAATCAGATTGTGTAGTACAACCAAAAGCATCTGTTGCCTCAACCCAATAATAACCTGGTGTAGCTGAAATGGTTTGTGTAGTGTCACCCGTATTCCATAAGAAGGTGTATTCACCTTCAACCTCAGCGGTTAATTCTACTGGAGCTCCACAATCCGTAAATATTTTTATTGAATCTATCTCTAAACTGTTAGACACCTTCAATGGGGGTGAACTAAAACTTCCTGCCTCAAGTAGTACGAAAGAAGATAA belongs to Flavobacteriales bacterium and includes:
- a CDS encoding SprB repeat-containing protein is translated as MTRKLYLIITLIITFVFAKPSLGQITTNSMAPYDSPTFLVDSILLGEGVSATNHTFQGDPNQIGFFNGVNSNIGIDSGIVLATGNISEIEPGGIGGFIVNNIDDPDLLDLANSVPGLIEQNFNVTSVNDVAILEFDFVPVSSYLSFKYVFASQEYFAYENTQFNDVFGFFISGPGIVGPYASPAAFPDGSINIATFQSVEPNSLGVDLPITISSVNADYNSTFFINNQNNGNNTVNPNNADGFTVVFTAEANVVCGELYHIKLAIADGTDSGLSSFVLLEAGSFSSPPLKVSNSLEIDSIKIFTDCGAPVELTAEVEGEYTFLWNTGDTTQTISATPGYYWVEATDAFGCTTQSDSIRVFSQPIPEIILPDTSYYCENSSLTLDPVINSGTAPFFYNWGGLSTDSTLTVSTEGNFSLLLTDSNGCTDNHQITVIEQPIPDLSFQPQDILVCGGIPVEINVSGADTYQWTPNLFLSSDTGSTVFTTTESSIVYTVVGTDSIGCSNTLLIPTNATNDFDIQIGINAVSCQGFSDGSITLVPENTAVSPILYSIDGGQSYSSEFIYDNLDYGSYVVKVKDGLGCIITDTAVIPSAAPNIQVITVSSDVPCSGDNLGEIGIQSISGGNITTGYTYKWFNSNTNQVISTDTFANVPAGGYYLVVEDDNGCQGTDEVSVEQPNALSYEIIKNDISCFGASDGSIEVIVNGGATPPYSYDWTNYGNDTSSVLNNLTAGTYDLEISDFNNCITHVSVDINQSDAPLNLQTTTSSISCFGNPSGSASVTVSGGSAPYSYNWSSGHVTETAAQLTSGTYVVHVTDIKNCVVSDTVTITGNPQITTILSSTPTSCFGSGDGTASVSASGGTGNLSFTWSNGSSSTSITSNYGNYWVKVEDSIGCFVIDTILINQPHKLRARLKPTDALCYGSADGMITADVFGGTPTYTYDWTINGNSLGINNNVINGLPYSNQPYQLSVTDLNGCNQLAYAFINHPEELVLDTSEIVSAYCLNIPSGDASVVASGGFLNTNGTYSFSWNTGDTTSLI